In a genomic window of Rhopalosiphum maidis isolate BTI-1 chromosome 4, ASM367621v3, whole genome shotgun sequence:
- the LOC113549001 gene encoding uncharacterized protein LOC113549001 isoform X1: MAESELLEDPNAVWTVKRRVDDIKSSVVFDVDKEPKSRPSNKKKPKLFTSSYLQLTSDTQEHRTPIGLQKSYHGVVYQIQWMMVVALEAQERSKYKKCGTFKFKTEDPDAGKFDDLVWSYKTDQPNSYEFNFLQAKHKLNKEEKIDIKDLINLQQKENSLKSNNKDKRPFALEKYFLSYKNEIKENYSHKGKINKLIIATNVDFVNDLKSSFDQLQDNIPILELINKKIGNWKFKKGDFPYRKKIMEQLENTYDLIKIVKNLRKCVLDDEPIKKDSTLNSYLSALESNRVIEPSGKFHSHFIQDHQDLPKEAKQLRAAFFQETFISTRESLGFDVDYKISCPEELAEQIASQIIQSYKDSKNKVTIFKTQKVLDIYIDNLAGYVLIEKKGIIRFNSKFWALEDNQLPSESIKMFRDKLKFQLEFKIKNIKSDQLKMLKKQELDVIINQFKEYEFNIGSKGTFRTCKEMLGDKDAFWKSVESFKFNQFERPYSDQLSAKLPSYELKDIEKDINNFFNQLVFVVNCSQEMLNEFIKKKCSWFVGFETDYIAYEFQTKIGDALNFETKEFISTADNVSQFFDNAKQQIDRLILIGPSLVYRANIKEFGIDFKKDTLNELCKFLNNQTTKQIFNVVNQQTKLGSIKVHQILESKHVHNSYKMDSSYIFISLKSLLRLQDLVITAFESVTSSHLLIIECETVEINLDKLHSRLLQVIKSNNKKKIILITQENDYLAGKFKNNSSNYDRYKDERNSLTDLTNDSQKSLLKKRKFMFQGKEVSLDTLIDDESKLLIDGGLLYKLINNEEIKIGKALTDFKYDDIKYYYIDRIFNRQVNKIKKDLKKMRSKLFVTDGNKINEQELNKYNDIVLISDTGEIFKEICNKYEKCNIHWLKEEGDDFIWKKSHGTLSKLREILDKNKQSIQEYKPDKITDITDRVVILTAKPGMGKSTVLNHLALKTKECEPDSYLWVIMINLIDYSTELEREKEKEKKIQFNEVEAIKFLYKAVGFQLFKKENQKSADKIIENVLNAIIIRDGKVGLEFHGVGIQDLNLLEIRLFNNFYNQGKIVLLFDGFDEISPDYEEITVKLLQVLKNTKVKKLWITSRPYVKSLEDQLGVFSYSLKPFLAEQQYDFLKQFWKTKLNIYELNEQRLVVFIGELLEKLPESIDLMSIPLHAFMVAEAYKDAFKDFYDSNEQNLSKQIIEKQDLVTLYEKFINIKFHKIRFGEKKSGINTSSIDIKIMIEREYNKCIKDHRILALYAIFNEDEVRKLMSQKEIKKVSRLIDEVKLRNEKTGIIERVVDNKPRFVHRTFAEYFVSNYFWEKFKSVQLDEYKNFIKIFIIKNLIKNDRILISKFLQLKAKKDLPYDRDKLRILLTNLLDQTKMYNYRKDNKQSTKLLFGIIEFSMLIHEDILDVIEDCDNLLKLLCISAEMSYIQLANALGKKLNKTFLKEYLKIDKWFYSPLWLAAENSHLDVIRILVEKFSYDTNWKDKDNNTLIVRIFQEENFNVLRSCLKLGIIDVKLYKDNLIEYLPLFEALYRFAPSDVIKLLIEKTDSDLVNTFKNSYYSVHNISIPLFKYDKEITELAIKKGINFSKAINRLLLEFSSESLNHPTMSLTYAHYSKPLFHSDQEFLNFFDRIELLLQYGIGYNCIVTESETRIQSYTEHTLKYAEQIYYIHKLLERVHNLHSYDKSSNPLDTVLKLIINCISRSSGFRGYEIINSSKIYLLFSDKPSKYNQKIPLLSNFLLNLDFESNEESKTNLIENNLDKLRSYVSKAKEEIEQFKKYLDSKIYNNILIGYEEMFEYSYYTFSNKEEQEDQYKSLNKFVKFLLQRVLELYIRHDYEIDDALKEVSEEVLKLKKIINRLKKNSDDKKYETYEILDMLGMKSIDTNEDLQDLILKIYDCGGITLLSTSLSNLSRISQKKIMGILELMFKFSDQSLKTFELLMKLDSPYKALTKAIENKNYQEINNILQNVKLDFIKAIINGQDDKYGSPLHYAACKGDLKTTQILLKYGANPNLELTENCELLLCTTEDTEEDVVMYENNYYVTGTPLHLAVLNDQLKIAEILLSHGADAHVKDTYGSTPLQWATRKGFSRMETLLLDKDWNLNDFYGSSFG; this comes from the exons ATGGCAGAATCTGAACTACTCGAGGATCCAAATGCAGTATGGACAGTAAAAAGAAGAGTAGATG atatTAAATCATCTGTTGTTTTTGATGTCGATAAAGAACCTAAATCAAGGccctcaaataaaaaaaaaccaaaacttTTTACTTCCAGCTATTTACAACTGACTTCAGATACACAAGAACATAGAACACCTATAGGCCTACAGAAATCATATCATGGAGTTGTTTACCAAATACAGTGGATGATGGTAGTTGCACTCGAAGCTCAGGAgagatcaaaatataaaaaatgtggaACTTTTAAATTCAAGACAGAAGATCCAGACGCTGGAAAATTCGATGATTTGGTTTGGAGCTATAAAACTGATCAGCCAAATTCATatgagtttaattttttacaagctaaacataaattgaacaaagaagaaaaaattgatattaaggACTTAATCAATCTCCAACAAAAGGAAAACtccttaaaatcaaataataaagacAAACGTCCATTTGCTTTAGAAAAATACTTTCTTTcatacaaaaatgaaataaaggaaaattatagtcataaaggtaaaataaataaactaattattgcTACAAACGTTGATTTTGTTAATGATCTGAAAAGTAGCTTTGATCAACTACAAGATAATATTCCAATCTtagagttaataaataaaaaaattggaaattggaaatttaaaaaggGTGATTTTCCTtatcggaaaaaaataatggagcAACTAGAAAAtacatatgatttaattaagatAGTAAAGAATTTGAGAAAATGTGTACTAGATGATGAACCTATAAAGAAGGATAGCACTCTTAACAGCTATTTGAGTGCTCTAGAAAGCAATAGAGTAATTGAACCTTCCGGAAAATTTCATTCTCATTTTATACAAGATCATCAAGATTTGCCTAAAGAAGCAAAACAACTTAGAGCAGCTTTTTTTCAAGAAACATTTATTAGTACAAGAGAGTCTTTAGGTTTTGatgttgattataaaatatcctgtCCTGAAGAACTTGCTGAGCAAATTGCTTCACAAATTATTCAATCATATAaggattctaaaaataaagttactaTCTTTAAAACACAAAAGGTACTAgacatttatattgataatctGGCAGGATATGTTCTCATTGAGAAAAAAGGTATAATACGATTCAATTCTAAGTTTTGGGCATTAGAAGATAATCAGCTACCAAGTgagagtataaaaatgtttagagataagttaaaatttcaacttgagtttaaaattaaaaatataaaaagtgatcaattaaaaatgttaaaaaaacaagaattaGATgtcattattaatcaattcaaAGAATATGAGTTCAATATTGGCAGTAAGGGCACTTTTCGGACTTGTAAAGAAATGTTAGGAGATAAAGATGCTTTTTGGAAAAGTGTAGAaagctttaaatttaatcaatttgaaCGACCTTACTCTGATCAATTATCTGCTAAATTACCAAGCTATGAATTAAAAGACATAGAAAaagatataaacaatttttttaatcagttaGTATTTGTAGTTAATTGTTCTCAAGAAATGttaaatgaatttatcaaaaaaaaatgttcttggTTTGTAGGATTTGAAACCGATTACATTGCATAtgaatttcaaacaaaaataggtGATGCTTTAAACTTTGAAACAAAAGAATTTATTTCAACAGCTGACAATGTTTcacaattttttgataacgCTAAACAACAAATTGATCGACTTATACTTATTGGTCCTAGTTTAGTATATCGTgcaaatattaaagaatttgGTATTGATTTTAAGAAAGATACTTTGaatgaattatgtaaatttttaaataatcaaaccactaaacaaatttttaatgttgttaaTCAGCAAACTAAATTAGGTTCTATTAAAGTGCATCAAATCCTGGAATCTAAACATGtacataattcatataaaatggatagtagttatatttttattagtttaaaatctcTTTTACGTCTACAAGACCTTGTAATAACAGCTTTCGAATCCGTAACATCAAGCCATTTGCTAATTATTGAATGTGAAACTGTGGAGATAAATTTGGATAAACTTCACTCACGATTATTACAAGTAATTAAgtccaataataaaaaaaaaattattcttatcacTCAAGAAAATGATTATCTAGcaggtaaatttaaaaataattcttctaATTATGATAGATATAAAGATGAAAGAAATAGTTTAACTGATCTTACTAATGATTCACAAAAAAGCcttctaaaaaaaagaaaatttatgtTTCAAGGAAAGGAAGTAAGTTTAGATACATTAATAGATGATGAGTCAAAACTTTTAATAGATGGAGGATTATTGTATAAGCTTATTAATAATGAGGAGATAAAGATAGGAAAAGCGCTCACAGATTTTAAGTATGATGACATtaagtactattatattgACCGAATATTTAATCGccaagttaataaaattaagaaagatttaaaaaaaatgagatcTAAGTTATTTGTGACTGatggcaataaaataaatgagcaagagcttaataaatataatgatattgtattaatttctgATACAGGTGAGATTTTTAAGGAGATATGTAATAAGtacgaaaaatgtaatattcattGGCTCAAAGAGGAAGGAGATGATTTTATATGGAAGAAATCTCATGGTACTTTATCTAAATTACGtgaaattttagataaaaataaacaaagtatTCAGGAGTATAAACCAGATAAAATTACTGATATAACAGACAGAGTAGTCATTCTTACTGCAAAACCTGGTATGGGTAAATCTACTGTGTTGAATCATTTAGCATTAAAGACAAAAGAATGTGAACCTGACTCTTATTTATGGGTTATAATGATTAACTTAATTGATTATTCAACTGAATTAGAAagagaaaaagaaaaagagaAAAAGATACAATTTAACGAAGTAGAAGCTATAAAGTTCTTGTACAAGGCTGTAGGATTTCAActctttaaaaaagaaaaccaaAAATCAGCAgacaaaattatagaaaacgtCCTCAATGCTATAATTATACGAGATGGTAAAGTAGGTTTGGAATTTCACGGAGTAGGAATTCAAGATCTAAACTTATTAGAAATAAGACTATTTAATAACTTCTATAATCAAGGGAAGATTGTTTTACTGTTTGATGGATTTGATGAGATAAGTCCCGATTATGAAGAAATAACTGTTAAGTTACTACAAGTTCTAAAAAACACCAAAGTAAAAAAGTTATGGATAACCAGTCGACCTTATGTTAAATCACTAGAAGATCAACTAGGTGTGTTTTCATATTCATTAAAGCCGTTCCTGGCAGAACAacagtatgattttttaaaacaattttggaaAACTAAGTTGAATATCTATGAGTTAAACGAGCAACGGTTAGTAGTTTTTATTGGTGAATTACTAGAAAAGCTCCCTGAATCCATAGATTTAATGAGTATACCACTTCATGCATTTATGGTTGCTGAAGCTTACAAAGACGCGTTTAAGGATTTTTATGATTCTAATGAGCAAAACCTTTCTAAACAGATAATTGAAAAGCAAGATTTGGTTACTTTGTATGAGaagtttattaacattaagttTCATAAAATTCGATTTGGAGAAAAGAAGTCTGGTATAAATACTTCTAgcatagatataaaaataatgattgaaagggaatacaataaatgtataaaagatCATAGAATATTAGCtttatatgcaatatttaaCGAAGATGAAGTAAGGAAATTGATGTctcaaaaagaaataaaaaaagtatctaGATTAATTGACGAGGTAAAACTACGGAATGAAAAAACAGGTATTATTGAACGAGTTGTTGATAATAAGCCTAGATTCGTTCATCGTACTTTTgctgaatattttgtttccaaTTACTTTtgggaaaaatttaaatcagttCAATTAgatgaatataaaaactttattaaaatatttataattaaaaatctaattaaaaacgatAGGATACTAATTTCTAAGTTTCTTCaattaaaagcaaaaaaagaTTTACCTTATGACCGGGATAAGCTTAGAATCCTATTAACAAATCTTCTTGaccaaacaaaaatgtataattatagaaaagaTAATAAACAATCCACTAAACTGTTATTTGGGATAATTGAGTTTTCTATGTTGATACACGAAGATATTCTAGACGTTATTGAGGACTGTGATAatctactaaaattattatgtatatcagcCGAAATGAGTTATATACAACTTGCTAATGCTTTaggaaaaaaacttaataaaacatttttaaaagagtatttaaaaatagataaatggtTTTATAGTCCTTTATGGTTAGCGGCCGAAAATTCACACTTGGATGTTATACGAATTCTCGTAGAAAAATTTTCTTACGATACCAATTGGAAGGATAAAGATAACAATACTTTAATTGTTCGTATATTTCAAGaggaaaattttaatgttctcaggtcttgtttaaaattaggtaTCATTGATGTTAAACTTTATAAGGATAATCTAATAGAATATTTGCCACTATTTGAAGCTCTTTATAGGTTTGCCCCATCTGATgtgattaaattgttaatagaaAAGACGGATAGTGATCTTGTTAATACGTTTAAGAATTCTTATTATTctgttcataatattagtatacctTTGTTCAAATATGATAAGGAAATAACAGAGCTAGctataaaaaaaggtattaatttttctaaagctATAAATCGGTTGCTTTTAGAATTTAGCTCTGAGAGTTTAAATCATCCTACAATGTCACTGACATATGCTCATTATAGTAAACCTCTTTTTCATTCTGATCAagagtttttgaatttttttgatagaatAGAACTATTACTACAATATGGTATAGGGTATAACTGTATAGTTACTGAAAGTGAAACAAGAATACAGTCATATACCGAACATACCCTAAAATATGCTGAGCAAATATACTACATCCATAAACTTTTAGAAAGagtacataatttacatagtTACGATAAAAGTAGCAATCCACTAGACAcagtactaaaattaattataaattgtattagtaGGTCTTCTGGCTTTAGaggttatgaaattataaattcaagtaaaatatacttattatttagtgaTAAACCAtcgaaatataatcaaaaaatacctCTTCTGtcaaattttttactaaatcttGATTTTGAGTCTAATGAAGAAAGTAAAACTAatctaatagaaaataatttggatAAATTACGTTCTTATGTAAGTAAAGCAAAAGAGGAAATTgagcaatttaaaaagtatcttGATAgcaagatttataataatatattaattggttATGAAGAAATGTTTgaatactcatattatacattttccaaTAAAGAAGAGCAAGAAGATCAATATAAATCTCTTAATAAGTTTGTGAAATTTTTGCTGCAACGGGTATTAGAGTTGTACATAAGACACGATTATGAGATTGATGATGCATTAAAAGAGGTATCAGAAGaagtattgaaattgaaaaaaataataaataggttaaaaaaaaattcagatgataaaaaatatgagaCTTATGAAATATTAGATATGTTAGGTATGAAAAGCATAGATACAAATGAAGACTTACaagatttgatattaaaaatctatgatTGTGGcggtattacattattaagtaCTTCTTTGTCGAATTTAAGTCGTATaagccaaaaaaaaataatgggaatattaGAACTGATGTTCAAATTTTCTGATCaatcattaaaaacttttgaattattaatgaaacttGATAGTCCATATAAAGCTCTTACTAAGgctattgaaaacaaaaactatcaagagataaataatatattacaaaatgtaaaacttgattttataaaGGCGATTATTAACGGTCAAGATGATAAATATGGCTCACCATTACACTATGCTGCTTGTAAAGGAGATTTAAAAACCACccaaattcttttaaaatatggagCTAATCCTAATCTTGAACTGACAGAAAATTGTGAACTATTATTATGCACTACAGAAGACACTGAAGAAGATGTGGTAATGTATgagaacaattattatgtgaCTGGGACTCCATTACACTTAGCAGTGCTAAatgatcaattaaaaattgctgAGATTTTATTAAGTCACGGTGCTGATGCTCACGTTAAGGATACATATGGAAGTACACCACTGCAATGGGCTACTCGGAAAGGTTTCTCAAGAATGGAAACATTACTGTTAGACAAGGACTGGAACCTTAATGATTTTTACGGTTCCAG